The genome window GGCATAGCCGTTATTGGGATAGGCGTCAGGATGATCGAGATAATAGGTTTGCCAGGTCAGCCAATCGGGATGCTGTAGCGGGACATTAAAGAGGGGGATGACAGCGGCAGGGGCTTGGGTGTCGGTTAGTAGAGCGTTTTGTAACGTCCGGATGGGTAGGTGTCTCGGTGCACAATCCAGTTCTACGCACAATGCGGCGGCCATGCCTGCGGCTTGTCCAATGCCGAGTACTAAAGGTTGCAGGCGAGTGGCTCCGTTAGCCATGTGGGTCACGGAAATATTTTTTTCGCAGGCGAGAAAACCGTCGATCGATCGGGGAACTAAGGCCCCGTAGGGAATGGTGAAGGGGGTACCTGTCCAGCGTCCACCCCATTGGATGGATTTGGGCTGGAGGGGGATATCACCGCTGGGATAGTGATGGTCATTGGCGTAGTTGCCGAACGCGATGGCGGTACAGAGACTATCTACATTGGCGCAGCCTTCGGCACAGACTTGCATTGGTAAAGCGGCAACTTGGCCGCGGGCGATCGGTAAGATATCCTGCTCGCATACCGTTACGATCCCTTGGAGCCGCCGACTTTCCCGAAAATAGGGGTGGAGGGCAAAGGCAGAATTTGTGATTGGCAGGGTTGAGAACGATCGCCCTTGGGGGAACATGCCTTCTGCTAACCCATAGCGTTGACCTAAGGTTTGCTGAATAAAGTAGGCAAAGGCCCAACTATGCTCGTAGGCTGCTTGGAAAAAGGCTTGGCGATCGCTCGCACTGCCTAGAAGCCGCTCCAACCCTTCCCCGTAGTCATTGCCGTGAATCGGCCAATTCATCATGAAGCGATTTCCCGGCAGGCGACCGTAGTTCAAAAACTTTTCGCCGCCGTACTGGTCCCACGCTTGGTCAAAGGGGGCTGGATTGTAGTTGGGCGGGATGGGAATCACTGGAGCGACTTGGTTTTCTCCATAGTCCTGCATCACCACGACCCAGGTGGGGGCTTGTACTGGATAGCGCTGCATCCAATCGGCCATTTCTGCGGGGGCACTGGGTTCCTGGAATTCCGCTTGCAGTTCCCAGCCCCAGCGATGGGGAATGGTGCCCAAGGAGAGTAAGTCGCCTAATTCCGTACCGTCGATCGTGATTTGTGCGGTGATTTGATAGTCCTGAAATTGCACGCCAGTAATGCGATCGTCGGTTCGCAGTACCGCGATCGGAGTTTGTCCGGTAATCCAAGTTAAGTTGGGCAGTGCCTTAACCCAATCGGCAAAAATGGCTGCCCCGATGCGGGGCTCGTAGGTGAAAAAACTAACCCAGGCATGATCCAAGCCTTCCGGTTGCCGTGTGTGCAATTCCCGCAGAAATTGTCCCCAAATTCCGGTTTGCCAAGCCTGTAACTCGTTGCCATCGGGGGCAGTGACGCCTGCACTGGTCAGCATTCCCCCCAACCACTCAAATTCGCTGACCAGGATCACCTGGGCTCCCCGACGGGCGGCTTGAATGGCGGCAGCGGTTCCCCCCGTTCCTCCACCGACCACGAGAATTTGAGTCTGCAATGTTTTCATAGGTAATGCTATGTGCGATTTATGAATGCTCGACAGATTAACTATGCTCGACTTAACTATGCTCGACTTAACTATGCTCGACTTAACTATGCTCGACTTAGCTATGCTCGACAAAGGGCGTTCCCCAAAAAGTCCAGTTTTCTTTGTTGAAGGGCGATCGCCATTTGTAGATTAACGTAGACTCCATCTTCTGGCGCGATCGGGTGTCCTGGGGGGCATCCTGCCAAAAGGCGATGCCTAATTGGGTGGGTAAATTATTGTTGTAATGGGATTGCTGATAGTGAAGTAAATAGCGTTTGCAATCATGTTCACCTTTCCAACGCTGGTTAGATTTCACGGTTTCACCAACGTACAACAGAATTGGCAACGTGTAGTCAAAGACAAAATATAATGCTGAAACCCCTGCATCCTCTGCTTTCCAACGCCAGAATTGGGTATTTTGTTGGGGCAGTTTGAAGGGATTCAGGCCATCGGGATCGATCGTTGGAACGGATTCTACGGATTCTGTGGGTAAGCCGAAATCAAAGAGACTGCCTTGGGCGATCGCGGGTGCAATTTCGACGGATTGTTGATGATCCAGAATGCGCTGTTTCCAAGCCGTTAATGTGGCTGTATCCATTTCGAGGGACTGCGATCGCTGGGTTCCGTAGGTGCCTGCCAATTCCTTCGCGGAGAACAGGGAGGGTTGCTCGATCTGCGGTGTGGGAGGCTGGGAAAAAGCGGGATGCGGTGAAGCTGTATTGTTTGCATTTTGCGAAGTGCGGTACTTAGGCATCGATCGCGTTCCTCCCTGTCAGCGCAATGAATCGCAGTCAGGATAGCATAGAGAGAACCCCTTGCCCATGACTTTGCTATCCCTGAAATGACTGATTTACTGCCTGATTTATTTGTAGGTATTCTGAATCATCCCGGTTGGATTGTTGCGATCGCCGGAATTTTGCATCTTATGATCGGAACCGTTGCTGCTGCGATCGCGGTACAGCGGGGCAAGTCTTGGAAACAGTGGCTCGTGATTGGTTGGATTGGCGGAACACCCGCGTTGATCGCAGCCTTGCGCTTGCCCAAGTTGGCCGATTAAGCTGATCAACCAGCTGAAAAAAAGTTGAAAAAAGGACTCAACAGTTTTGTTGAGTCCTCACTAGATAATTAAATGTTCGATCGCAGAGCGGAGTTGAATAAAATCAACACCGTTTACGACAGTTAGTTCAGAGCGCTGGCTCCAGCGACCACTTCCAACAATTCTTGGGTAATGGCGGCTTGACGGGCTTTGTTGTAGGACAGCGTTAAGGTGCCAATCAGGCTCTTCGCGTTGTCGCTAGCGTTATTCATGGCCGTCATCCGAGCTGCCAACTCACTAGCAGCCGCTTCTTGCAGCGCGCGCAGCAGTTGGTTGTTCAAATACAACGGCAACAAAGCATCCAGAATTTGCACCGGATCTTGCTCGAAGATCATATCCTGAGGCAAGCTTTGCAAAGGTGTTGTCACCTTTTGTCGCTCCACTTGGAAATCTCCACCGCGCACGGTGAGACGGAAAATTTCGTCATCCTGCACTTCTAACCCTTGGGCATCCAAAGGTAGCAGGGTTTGCACCACGGGACGGGAGCTGATCAACGACACAAACTTGGTGTAAATCAACTCAACCCGATCGACATTTTCCGACAGGAACGACGACAGGATGGCATCCGCAATCTCAGCGGCTTCCTTAGCCGTAGGGATTTGCTCCAAGCCAGTGTAGTTCGCATCGATCGTGTAATCGCGGCGTTGGAAGTATTGCGTGGCTTTCCGACCCACCACAAACATGCGGACAGAAATTCCCTGCTCTTGCAGCTCCTTGGCCCGCTGCTCGGCCCGTTTGATTACGTTGGCGTTGTAACCCCCGCAAAGACCGCGATCGCCGGAAATGACCAGCAGACCGACGGACTTGATCTGGCGCTTTTTCAACAACGGCAAATTCGCTTCTTCAAACTTCAAGCGGCTTTGCAGACCGTGCAATACCTGTGCCAAGCGATCGGCAAAGGGACGGGTAGCAGTCACTTGCTCTTGGGCGCGACGAACCTTGGCCGCTGCCACCAAGCGCATAGCTTCCGTAATTTTTTTGGTGTTTTTAACCGACTGAATCCGGTCACGAATGGCTTTTAGGTTTGGCATCTTTTTGTTCCTCTAATCGGGTGAACGATCGCTCACCCGACATAAACCTCACTGATTTGACTTAAGTAACTTAACTTAAGCGGCGAAGTTCTTCTTGAACTCAGCGATGCCTTCCTTCAGCAGAGCTTCAGCTTCATCATCCAGGACTTTGTTGCCTTGAACGATTTCCACGTAGCGGGGCTTGCTGGTCTTCAGGTACTCGCGCAGACCCTTGTTGAAGTCCACCACTTTCTCAGCTGCCAAGTCATCCAAATAGCCGTTAATCCCAGCGTAGATGATGGCTACTTGTTCGTTCAACAGCAGCGGGCTGAACTGGGGCTGCTTGAGGATTTCCCGAAGGCGCTTACCACGGGCCAATTGGTTTTGGGTGGCTTTATCCAAGTCAGATGCGAACTGCGCGAAGGCTTCCAATTCTGCGAACTGAGCCAGCTCCAGCTTCACCTTACCCGCGACCTTTTTCATGGCCTTGGTTTGAGCGGCGGAACCCACCCGGGATACCGAGATCCCTGCGTTCACCGCCGGACGTAGACCGGAGTTGAACAGGTCAGTGGAGAGGAAGATTTGACCGTCGGTAATGGAAATGACGTTGGTGGGAATGTACGCAGACACGTCACCGGCTTGGGTTTCCACGATCGGCAGAGCCGTCATGCTACCGCCACCCAGCGCATCGCTGAGTTTTGCAGCCCGCTCCAGCAAACGGCTGTGGAGGTAGAACACATCCCCAGGATAGGCTTCACGACCGGGCGGACGACGCAGCAGCAGGGACATTTGACGGTAAGCCTGGGCTTGCTTGGACAGGTCATCGTAGACCACCAAGGTTGCTTTGCCCTTGTACATGAAGTACTCAGCCAGAGCTGCACCAGTGTAGGGTGCGAGGAATTGCAGGGACGCAGGATCGTTGGCGTTAGCAGCAACCACGATCGTGTATTCCAGCGCACCGCGCTC of Alkalinema sp. FACHB-956 contains these proteins:
- the atpA gene encoding F0F1 ATP synthase subunit alpha, yielding MAAIRPDEISSIIRQQIEQYNQDVKVSNVGTVLQVGDGIARVYGLDQAMAGELLEFEDGSVGISFNLEEDNVGVVLMSDGRTIQEGSTVTATGRIAQIPVGDAMIGRVVDSLARPIDGKGDIATTETRLIESMAPGIIARKSVCEPMQTGITAIDSMIPIGRGQRELIIGDRQTGKTSVAVDTILNQKGEDVVCVYVAVGQKASTVANVVQVLQERGALEYTIVVAANANDPASLQFLAPYTGAALAEYFMYKGKATLVVYDDLSKQAQAYRQMSLLLRRPPGREAYPGDVFYLHSRLLERAAKLSDALGGGSMTALPIVETQAGDVSAYIPTNVISITDGQIFLSTDLFNSGLRPAVNAGISVSRVGSAAQTKAMKKVAGKVKLELAQFAELEAFAQFASDLDKATQNQLARGKRLREILKQPQFSPLLLNEQVAIIYAGINGYLDDLAAEKVVDFNKGLREYLKTSKPRYVEIVQGNKVLDDEAEALLKEGIAEFKKNFAA
- a CDS encoding F0F1 ATP synthase subunit gamma, which translates into the protein MPNLKAIRDRIQSVKNTKKITEAMRLVAAAKVRRAQEQVTATRPFADRLAQVLHGLQSRLKFEEANLPLLKKRQIKSVGLLVISGDRGLCGGYNANVIKRAEQRAKELQEQGISVRMFVVGRKATQYFQRRDYTIDANYTGLEQIPTAKEAAEIADAILSSFLSENVDRVELIYTKFVSLISSRPVVQTLLPLDAQGLEVQDDEIFRLTVRGGDFQVERQKVTTPLQSLPQDMIFEQDPVQILDALLPLYLNNQLLRALQEAAASELAARMTAMNNASDNAKSLIGTLTLSYNKARQAAITQELLEVVAGASALN
- a CDS encoding FAD-dependent oxidoreductase, whose product is MKTLQTQILVVGGGTGGTAAAIQAARRGAQVILVSEFEWLGGMLTSAGVTAPDGNELQAWQTGIWGQFLRELHTRQPEGLDHAWVSFFTYEPRIGAAIFADWVKALPNLTWITGQTPIAVLRTDDRITGVQFQDYQITAQITIDGTELGDLLSLGTIPHRWGWELQAEFQEPSAPAEMADWMQRYPVQAPTWVVVMQDYGENQVAPVIPIPPNYNPAPFDQAWDQYGGEKFLNYGRLPGNRFMMNWPIHGNDYGEGLERLLGSASDRQAFFQAAYEHSWAFAYFIQQTLGQRYGLAEGMFPQGRSFSTLPITNSAFALHPYFRESRRLQGIVTVCEQDILPIARGQVAALPMQVCAEGCANVDSLCTAIAFGNYANDHHYPSGDIPLQPKSIQWGGRWTGTPFTIPYGALVPRSIDGFLACEKNISVTHMANGATRLQPLVLGIGQAAGMAAALCVELDCAPRHLPIRTLQNALLTDTQAPAAVIPLFNVPLQHPDWLTWQTYYLDHPDAYPNNGYAPAKPLPLDRGKCESWVGIFTQSGAHTYHLQVGDHDYQLVTLLPEVNILLTQWVSGQSLQVWGNKNLAGQWIRVREIEPAM
- a CDS encoding GIY-YIG nuclease family protein, giving the protein MPKYRTSQNANNTASPHPAFSQPPTPQIEQPSLFSAKELAGTYGTQRSQSLEMDTATLTAWKQRILDHQQSVEIAPAIAQGSLFDFGLPTESVESVPTIDPDGLNPFKLPQQNTQFWRWKAEDAGVSALYFVFDYTLPILLYVGETVKSNQRWKGEHDCKRYLLHYQQSHYNNNLPTQLGIAFWQDAPQDTRSRQKMESTLIYKWRSPFNKENWTFWGTPFVEHS